A section of the Salinigranum marinum genome encodes:
- a CDS encoding IS5 family transposase produces the protein MASLRRLARMCRDLAKQHVDDPEVPAAPDGAGGYAKWVQIALILYRVELEKSLRETEDYLNEMPGVLAVFELDEAPHYSSFCRWEQEYRMRDLRRLLRASAEQAGWSGEAAIDASGFQRDQTSYHYRDRANYSFQSMKTTILIDVNSLAIKDVHFTTKKAWDGHIGMQVFRRNAEDLRVLSADANYSWSDLREECRSNSTRPLIKHREQTPLQKAHNARMNEDYNQRWMSETGFSQLKEDDGEKLRSRSWHGQFRELTRKCIVHNLTQAAS, from the coding sequence ATGGCATCGCTCAGACGGCTAGCACGGATGTGTCGAGATCTTGCCAAACAGCACGTTGACGACCCGGAAGTACCCGCCGCGCCGGACGGCGCGGGCGGGTACGCGAAATGGGTGCAGATCGCCTTGATTCTGTACCGCGTCGAGTTGGAGAAGAGCCTCCGTGAGACTGAAGACTATCTTAACGAGATGCCCGGTGTCCTCGCCGTGTTCGAACTTGACGAGGCACCGCACTACAGTTCGTTCTGCCGGTGGGAACAAGAGTACCGGATGCGTGACCTGCGCCGCCTGCTCCGCGCTTCGGCGGAGCAGGCGGGCTGGAGTGGTGAAGCCGCGATTGACGCGAGTGGCTTCCAGCGCGATCAAACCAGCTACCACTACCGCGACCGCGCGAATTACTCGTTCCAGTCGATGAAGACGACGATCTTGATCGACGTGAACTCGCTGGCGATCAAGGACGTTCATTTCACGACGAAGAAAGCCTGGGACGGCCACATCGGGATGCAGGTCTTCCGCCGGAACGCGGAAGACCTGCGTGTGTTGTCTGCTGATGCGAACTATTCGTGGAGCGACCTCCGCGAGGAGTGTCGCTCCAACTCAACGCGACCGTTGATCAAGCACAGGGAGCAGACACCGTTGCAGAAGGCCCACAACGCCCGGATGAACGAGGACTACAACCAACGCTGGATGAGCGAGACAGGTTTCTCGCAGTTGAAGGAAGACGACGGCGAGAAGCTCCGCTCCCGGAGCTGGCATGGCCAGTTCCGGGAGCTGACTCGCAAGTGCATCGTGCATAACCTGACGCAGGCGGCGAGTTAG
- a CDS encoding 2-oxoacid:ferredoxin oxidoreductase subunit beta produces the protein MSSDVRFTDFKSDKQPTWCPGCGDFGTMNGMMNALANTGNDPDNTFVVAGIGCSGKIGTYMHSYALHGVHGRALPVGIGTKLANPNLEVMVAGGDGDGYSIGAGHFIHAVRRNVDMSYVVMDNRIYGLTKGQASPTSREDFETSTTPDGPKQPPVNPLALALAAGGTFIAQSFSSDAQRHTEIVQQAVEHDGFGFVNVYSPCVTFNDVDTYDYFRDSIVDLQESDHDPTDYDDAKDAILDADKEYQGIIYRDEGSIPWEQREGLTENMADIPDGAPDDAMDLVREFY, from the coding sequence ATGAGCTCAGACGTCAGATTCACCGACTTCAAATCCGACAAGCAGCCCACCTGGTGTCCCGGCTGCGGTGATTTCGGGACGATGAACGGGATGATGAACGCGCTCGCGAACACGGGCAATGACCCGGACAACACGTTCGTCGTCGCCGGTATCGGGTGCTCGGGGAAGATCGGCACCTATATGCACAGCTACGCGCTCCACGGCGTCCACGGTCGCGCCCTGCCGGTTGGCATTGGGACAAAGCTGGCCAACCCAAACCTGGAGGTAATGGTCGCCGGTGGTGACGGTGACGGGTACTCGATCGGTGCGGGCCACTTCATCCATGCCGTCCGTCGCAACGTCGATATGAGCTACGTCGTAATGGATAACCGCATCTACGGGCTGACGAAAGGGCAGGCTTCGCCGACATCGCGTGAGGACTTCGAGACGTCGACGACGCCCGATGGTCCGAAACAGCCGCCGGTCAACCCACTCGCGCTCGCGCTGGCTGCCGGCGGGACGTTCATTGCCCAGTCGTTCTCGTCGGACGCACAGCGCCACACCGAGATCGTCCAGCAGGCGGTCGAACACGACGGCTTCGGCTTCGTCAACGTCTACTCACCATGTGTGACGTTCAACGACGTGGACACCTACGACTACTTCAGAGACTCCATCGTCGACCTACAAGAAAGTGACCACGACCCCACCGACTACGACGATGCCAAAGATGCCATCCTCGACGCCGACAAAGAGTATCAGGGCATCATTTACCGAGACGAAGGCTCCATCCCCTGGGAACAGCGCGAAGGACTCACCGAGAACATGGCCGACATTCCCGACGGCGCCCCGGACGACGCGATGGACCTCGTCCGGGAGTTCTACTGA
- a CDS encoding group 1 truncated hemoglobin — MTGDTLYDRLGKKEGIRTVVDDFYNRLLADAELGPFFEGADMEKLRRTQTDFLCEAAGGPETYDAEPVREAHFHLPFTPDHIKRAVELLHDSLDAFDVPEEDADAVVQAIAAYEEDLLARPDDTDEE, encoded by the coding sequence ATGACTGGGGATACCCTGTACGACCGGCTTGGAAAGAAGGAAGGGATTCGGACGGTCGTTGACGACTTTTATAATCGGCTTCTCGCAGACGCCGAGTTGGGTCCGTTTTTCGAGGGAGCGGATATGGAGAAACTCCGCCGAACGCAGACGGATTTTTTGTGCGAAGCAGCGGGTGGCCCGGAAACGTATGACGCTGAACCAGTCCGTGAGGCACATTTCCACCTCCCGTTCACCCCCGATCATATCAAGCGAGCCGTTGAGTTACTGCATGATAGTTTAGACGCGTTCGACGTGCCTGAAGAGGATGCAGACGCCGTCGTTCAGGCAATCGCCGCATACGAAGAGGATCTATTAGCAAGACCCGACGACACCGACGAAGAGTGA
- a CDS encoding transcription initiation factor IIB has translation MTESFTTSGVREESRPEEHEKTGEEEQNEPSAKTCPECSGRIVHDEAQAETHCQDCGRVIESDQIDRGPEWRAFDSREKNDKSRVGAPQTQQLHDRGLSTVIDWRDEDAYGRSLSSRQRKKMQRLRKWDERFRTKNSQERNLKHALGEINRMASALGCPDPIRETTGVLYRQALEKDMLRGRSIEGMATAALYAGSRLENAPRTLDEVAAVSRVDKLEIERTYRYLADELELEMAPTDPEAYIARFASQLGCPDETERRSRELTQAAVEAGVHSGRNPVGIAAAALYAGAKLTHQDVIQDDLAEIANVSKVTIRNRYTEILEAAEEVSSG, from the coding sequence GTGACTGAATCATTTACCACGTCAGGAGTTCGCGAAGAAAGCCGTCCAGAGGAACACGAAAAAACAGGTGAAGAGGAGCAAAATGAACCATCGGCCAAAACGTGTCCCGAGTGCAGTGGACGCATCGTCCACGACGAGGCACAGGCCGAAACCCACTGTCAAGACTGTGGTCGCGTAATCGAATCAGATCAGATTGACCGCGGGCCTGAATGGCGCGCGTTTGATTCGCGCGAAAAGAACGACAAGTCGCGGGTTGGAGCCCCTCAAACCCAGCAATTACACGATCGTGGCCTGTCGACGGTTATCGACTGGCGAGACGAAGACGCGTATGGACGGTCGCTCTCGTCCCGTCAGCGAAAGAAAATGCAACGCCTCCGGAAATGGGACGAGCGATTCCGGACAAAGAACAGTCAAGAACGGAATCTAAAGCACGCGCTGGGAGAAATTAACCGGATGGCGTCTGCGCTTGGGTGCCCCGATCCGATCAGGGAAACGACGGGTGTATTGTACCGGCAGGCACTGGAAAAGGACATGCTCCGGGGCCGATCGATTGAGGGAATGGCGACAGCAGCCCTCTACGCCGGGTCACGTCTGGAGAATGCACCCCGGACACTCGATGAAGTTGCTGCCGTGAGTCGTGTCGATAAGCTTGAAATAGAGCGCACCTATCGCTATCTCGCAGACGAGTTGGAGCTGGAAATGGCGCCAACGGACCCTGAAGCATACATTGCTCGGTTCGCTTCCCAGTTGGGGTGTCCGGATGAAACGGAACGCCGAAGTCGGGAACTAACCCAAGCCGCGGTCGAAGCGGGTGTTCACAGTGGGCGAAACCCTGTCGGGATTGCCGCAGCAGCGCTGTATGCGGGTGCCAAGCTCACACATCAGGACGTCATTCAGGACGATCTAGCCGAAATCGCTAATGTTAGCAAGGTCACGATTCGGAACCGGTACACAGAGATTCTCGAAGCAGCAGAAGAGGTGTCGAGTGGGTGA
- a CDS encoding NifU family protein, with the protein MSSEVKSEENLREEIGTFLQKNFPQIEMHGGSAAIQNLDRESGEVCIQLGGACSGCGISPMTIQAIKKRMVNEIAEIETVQANTGGGGGSGHGDKSPSFPGETTDSGESGGGDDGAPTAPF; encoded by the coding sequence ATGAGTTCCGAAGTCAAAAGTGAGGAGAACCTGCGCGAGGAGATCGGGACCTTCCTACAGAAGAACTTCCCACAAATCGAAATGCACGGGGGATCGGCAGCGATCCAGAACCTTGACCGAGAAAGCGGCGAAGTGTGCATCCAACTCGGGGGTGCGTGTAGCGGGTGCGGTATCTCGCCGATGACGATCCAGGCAATCAAGAAACGGATGGTGAACGAGATTGCCGAGATAGAGACCGTTCAGGCTAACACTGGCGGTGGTGGTGGGAGTGGCCACGGCGACAAGAGCCCGTCATTCCCTGGAGAAACAACCGACAGCGGAGAAAGCGGTGGAGGCGATGATGGAGCCCCGACCGCACCCTTCTAG
- a CDS encoding transposase encodes MKRTNTFAVRPLSEDGEQLLGDLLDASAALWNEVNYQRLMQYNDEDGFEGDVWEADTGSLEGRYKGVLGASTAQQVIRKNSEAWRAFFENKNAYHDESNTSVTEHPEPPGFRGNEDEGRQRKGVIRKDAYTVEWGERSRLEILVGSELKDRYDHTGRLRLEIAGDPNWPEYEKQGRLDLWYDETDCTFRASQPVTVSDDARDTPLADEKAALDIGANNLVACTTTTGEQYLYEGRELFQRFRETTREIARLQSTLPEGRYSSERIRRLYHKRTRRWDHAQEALCRDLLDRLYAEGVDTVYIGWLTDVLETHWSVETNAKTHNFWSFKKFTERLVCTAEEYGISVEVRSEAWTSQECPQCGSTERTTRHQDTLTCRCGFGGHTDLTASETFLKRHTEQVVRPMARPVRFEWDDHDWSELPRSHRPREQRTDPSTVHRDRNVASGESV; translated from the coding sequence ATGAAGCGTACCAACACGTTCGCCGTGCGACCGCTCTCCGAGGATGGAGAGCAACTGCTGGGGGACCTGTTGGACGCTTCCGCCGCTCTCTGGAACGAAGTCAACTATCAGCGTCTTATGCAGTACAACGATGAGGACGGCTTCGAGGGCGACGTATGGGAGGCTGATACTGGCAGTCTCGAAGGCCGATACAAAGGCGTTCTCGGTGCGTCCACTGCCCAACAGGTGATACGCAAAAACAGCGAAGCGTGGCGGGCGTTCTTCGAGAACAAGAACGCGTATCACGACGAGTCGAACACGTCGGTCACGGAACACCCGGAACCGCCGGGGTTCCGTGGCAACGAGGATGAAGGGCGACAACGCAAAGGCGTCATTCGCAAGGATGCGTACACCGTCGAATGGGGCGAGCGGTCCCGGCTTGAGATACTGGTCGGGAGCGAATTGAAAGACCGATACGACCACACCGGGCGTCTCCGGCTTGAGATCGCTGGCGACCCGAACTGGCCCGAGTACGAGAAACAGGGCCGGTTAGACCTGTGGTACGACGAGACAGATTGTACGTTCAGAGCTTCGCAACCCGTGACTGTTTCTGATGATGCACGGGACACTCCACTGGCCGACGAGAAGGCCGCTCTGGACATTGGTGCGAACAATCTCGTCGCCTGTACCACGACGACCGGCGAGCAATACCTGTACGAAGGCCGTGAGTTGTTCCAACGATTCCGTGAGACGACACGAGAAATCGCCCGGTTACAGTCCACGCTACCGGAAGGCCGCTACAGTAGCGAGCGTATCCGGCGGCTGTACCACAAGCGCACCCGACGCTGGGACCACGCGCAAGAGGCACTGTGTCGTGACCTGCTGGACCGACTGTACGCCGAAGGTGTCGATACCGTGTATATTGGCTGGTTGACCGACGTGCTGGAAACCCACTGGTCGGTCGAAACCAACGCCAAGACCCACAACTTCTGGTCGTTCAAGAAATTTACCGAGCGACTGGTCTGTACCGCCGAGGAATACGGTATTTCGGTGGAGGTCCGGTCGGAAGCGTGGACCAGCCAAGAGTGTCCCCAGTGTGGTTCGACAGAGCGAACGACACGGCACCAGGACACGCTCACCTGTCGGTGTGGGTTCGGGGGCCACACCGACCTCACGGCGTCAGAAACGTTCCTGAAGCGGCACACAGAACAGGTAGTCAGGCCGATGGCACGGCCCGTGCGGTTCGAGTGGGACGACCACGACTGGTCGGAGTTACCACGCTCTCACCGTCCCAGAGAACAGCGCACAGACCCGAGTACCGTCCACCGTGACAGGAATGTTGCTTCCGGGGAATCGGTATAG
- a CDS encoding NAD(P)H-binding protein has translation MRVLVVGATGFVGGRLVESLRSAGHEVVAFSRSASQSRFPDDVEIFEGDLGDPASLEGLCEKIDVAYYLIHSLTAENFAELDRTYARRFRELASAAGVDRVVYLSGISGDERDLSPHLASRREVESVLEAGSFDLTVLRAAIIIGAGSASFRIIDDLTDRLPVMAVPKWVRTPCQPIGIDDAVAYLVGVLDVEETRGGIYDIGASTVWSYESLLKLTAEEKGKRVLIVPVPVMSPGLSSHWLRLTTDVQYAIARPLAESMRNPVTVDPDRDLQSVVPIEQTPVEVTVQQALAEG, from the coding sequence ATGCGTGTCCTCGTTGTTGGAGCGACCGGGTTCGTCGGCGGCCGGCTCGTCGAGTCGTTGCGCTCGGCCGGCCATGAGGTCGTCGCCTTCTCCCGGAGCGCGAGCCAGTCGAGATTCCCCGACGATGTCGAGATATTCGAAGGCGACCTTGGCGATCCGGCATCGCTGGAGGGGCTCTGTGAGAAGATCGATGTGGCCTACTACCTGATCCACTCGCTGACGGCCGAGAATTTCGCGGAGCTAGACCGGACCTACGCCCGCCGGTTCCGGGAGCTGGCGTCGGCGGCCGGCGTCGACAGGGTGGTCTACCTGAGCGGAATCAGCGGCGACGAGCGGGACCTCTCGCCACACCTCGCATCTCGCCGGGAGGTCGAGTCGGTGCTCGAGGCCGGAAGCTTCGATCTGACCGTCCTCCGGGCGGCGATCATCATCGGTGCCGGCAGCGCAAGCTTCCGCATCATCGACGACCTCACCGACCGGTTGCCCGTGATGGCGGTTCCGAAGTGGGTGCGTACGCCGTGCCAGCCGATCGGTATCGACGACGCTGTCGCCTATCTGGTCGGCGTCCTCGACGTCGAGGAGACCCGTGGCGGCATCTACGACATCGGCGCGTCGACAGTGTGGTCCTACGAGTCCCTGCTGAAGTTGACCGCCGAGGAGAAGGGAAAGCGGGTCCTGATCGTGCCGGTGCCGGTGATGTCCCCGGGACTCTCTTCGCACTGGCTCCGACTGACAACGGACGTCCAGTACGCTATCGCCCGGCCGCTGGCCGAGAGTATGCGAAACCCCGTGACGGTCGACCCCGACCGGGACCTGCAGTCGGTCGTTCCCATCGAGCAGACGCCCGTCGAGGTGACGGTCCAGCAGGCGCTTGCGGAGGGATGA
- a CDS encoding DUF5783 family protein has product MTEFDPEKFEEKYVHYFEELETAYSNAYQQLHGQANSEVLRAIDRQVLNESEPVYEGDGQFRVTLPDDVEERKQSLPGDEETFDALLTEFVDRIENELRQIFGFEE; this is encoded by the coding sequence ATGACCGAATTCGATCCAGAGAAATTCGAAGAGAAATACGTGCATTATTTCGAGGAACTGGAGACGGCATACTCGAACGCGTATCAGCAACTCCACGGGCAGGCTAACTCAGAGGTGCTCCGCGCTATCGACCGGCAGGTGCTCAACGAGAGTGAGCCGGTCTACGAGGGTGATGGACAATTTCGCGTCACCTTGCCCGACGACGTCGAAGAGCGGAAACAGTCCTTGCCCGGCGACGAGGAGACCTTCGATGCCCTTCTCACTGAGTTCGTCGATCGGATCGAAAATGAATTACGCCAAATTTTCGGATTTGAAGAGTAA
- a CDS encoding PAS domain-containing protein: MEDGATPGEDDKHGADWYRTLVEEVNDLATVVDTDGTITYVSPAVTRILGYEPDELVGHEGYEYVHPNDQERNAEAVETVLSTPSEPQTVEVRFQHADGSWRWIEATMRNRLDDGLINGILLSSRDITERKEYEIEVRELAEEYEALLNNVEDRSFLSTLNRRMMVLSDSNLNGSVRPMSDKLGLRPRKCKAGRHETYSVTSRGRASKQTTTAVSTLVSQFRTKRSYGSRREHASGKRSLHPLCLVLRSTNGSFRRSHGKIPSR; encoded by the coding sequence ATGGAAGACGGTGCGACCCCCGGCGAGGATGATAAACACGGGGCTGACTGGTATCGGACGCTCGTTGAAGAAGTGAACGATCTTGCAACAGTCGTCGATACCGACGGGACGATAACCTACGTCAGTCCAGCCGTCACACGCATTCTTGGCTACGAACCTGACGAGTTGGTTGGCCACGAGGGATACGAATACGTCCATCCCAACGATCAAGAGCGAAACGCCGAGGCGGTCGAGACCGTTCTATCGACCCCGTCTGAACCTCAGACTGTCGAAGTCCGGTTCCAGCATGCTGACGGATCGTGGCGCTGGATCGAAGCCACAATGAGGAATCGACTTGACGACGGCCTGATCAATGGGATTCTCCTCAGCAGTCGAGATATCACTGAGCGAAAAGAGTACGAGATCGAAGTTCGGGAACTCGCCGAAGAGTACGAAGCCCTGTTGAACAACGTGGAGGACCGATCTTTCTTATCGACGTTAAACAGGCGGATGATGGTGCTGTCAGATTCGAATTTGAACGGCTCAGTCCGTCCTATGAGCGACAAACTGGGATTACGACCGAGGAAGTGCAAGGCCGGACGCCACGAAACGTATTCGGTGACGAGCAGGGGGCGGGCCTCGAAGCAAACTACCACTGCTGTGTCAACGTTGGTGAGCCAATTTCGTACCAAGAGGAGCTACGGGTCGAGGAGGGAGCACGCTTCTGGCAAACGAAGCTTGCACCCGTTGTGCCTTGTTTTGCGGTCGACTAACGGCAGCTTCAGACGCTCTCACGGGAAGATTCCGTCACGCTAA
- a CDS encoding DUF2237 domain-containing protein, translating to MPGRNVLGEELATCSTDPRTGFDRDGCCGTHPNDRGRHELCAVMTDEFLSFSKEQGNDLVTPRPELAFPGLDPGDRWCLCLGRWIEALEATQANRLPVTTVPPVVLEATNEAVLDSVALETLESHSYDA from the coding sequence ATGCCCGGACGAAATGTCCTTGGCGAGGAACTTGCCACCTGTAGTACTGATCCGAGGACTGGCTTTGACCGCGATGGCTGCTGTGGAACGCATCCCAACGATCGAGGTAGACACGAGCTTTGTGCGGTCATGACCGACGAGTTCCTGTCGTTCAGTAAAGAACAGGGTAACGACCTCGTAACGCCGCGTCCGGAGCTGGCGTTTCCCGGGCTTGACCCCGGCGATCGCTGGTGTCTCTGTCTCGGACGGTGGATCGAGGCGCTGGAAGCCACGCAAGCCAACCGTCTCCCGGTGACGACCGTCCCACCCGTAGTTCTCGAAGCAACCAATGAGGCAGTGTTGGATTCCGTGGCTCTGGAGACGCTCGAAAGCCACTCCTACGACGCGTGA
- the sufB gene encoding Fe-S cluster assembly protein SufB, which produces MSSEQDHLQDTDTEARFEFKKEEKSAFETEKGLTEETVRVISEDKDEPEWMLERRLRALKQFQEMPMPTDWPGQPDLSEVDIDEIVPYIRPDIETRGGAEDWEDLPEEIQDTFDKLGIPEAEKNALSGVGAQYESEIVYQNMQERWEEKGVIFCDMDKAVQEHEDIVKEYFMTKAVPPSDNKFAALHGAIWSGGSFVYVPEDTTVDMPVQAYFRMNSEGMGQFEHTLIVAEENSEVHYIEGCSAPKYSEFNLHSGGVEVFVKENAHVQYSTVQNWSKNTYNLNTKRAIAEKDATMEWVSGSMGSKATMLYPSTILNGPGATDNHITIAMAGEGQNIDTGAKVYHNAPDTKSTIESKSISKDSGRTNYRGLVHIADGAENASTSVECDALMFDNESTSDTMPYMEIQESKVDVAHEATVGKIGDEDVFYLESRGLDDDDAKQMIVAGFIEPLTEELPIEYAVEMNRLIELEMEGSLG; this is translated from the coding sequence ATGAGTTCGGAACAGGACCATCTTCAGGACACCGATACCGAAGCACGCTTCGAGTTCAAGAAGGAGGAGAAATCGGCCTTCGAGACCGAGAAGGGCCTGACCGAGGAGACCGTCCGGGTCATCTCCGAAGACAAGGACGAGCCCGAGTGGATGCTCGAACGACGCCTGCGCGCCCTCAAGCAGTTTCAGGAGATGCCGATGCCGACCGACTGGCCCGGTCAGCCGGACCTCTCGGAGGTCGATATTGACGAAATCGTCCCGTACATCCGCCCGGACATCGAGACGCGGGGCGGCGCCGAGGACTGGGAAGACCTCCCCGAGGAGATCCAGGACACCTTCGACAAACTGGGCATTCCCGAGGCCGAAAAGAACGCCCTCTCGGGCGTCGGCGCTCAGTATGAGTCCGAGATCGTCTACCAGAACATGCAGGAGCGCTGGGAAGAGAAGGGCGTCATCTTCTGTGACATGGACAAGGCCGTCCAGGAACATGAAGACATCGTCAAGGAGTACTTCATGACCAAGGCCGTCCCGCCCAGCGACAACAAATTCGCGGCGCTACACGGCGCGATCTGGTCGGGTGGCTCGTTCGTCTACGTCCCCGAGGACACAACTGTCGACATGCCCGTGCAGGCGTACTTCCGGATGAACTCGGAGGGGATGGGCCAGTTCGAGCACACGCTCATCGTCGCCGAGGAGAACTCTGAAGTCCACTACATCGAGGGCTGTTCCGCCCCGAAGTACTCGGAGTTCAACCTCCACAGCGGGGGCGTCGAGGTGTTCGTCAAGGAGAACGCTCACGTCCAGTATTCGACTGTCCAGAATTGGTCGAAGAACACCTACAACCTCAACACCAAGCGCGCCATCGCAGAAAAGGACGCCACAATGGAGTGGGTCTCGGGCTCGATGGGCTCGAAGGCCACCATGCTGTACCCCTCCACGATCCTCAACGGACCGGGAGCAACGGACAACCACATCACCATCGCCATGGCTGGCGAAGGACAGAACATCGACACCGGCGCGAAGGTGTACCACAACGCGCCCGACACGAAATCAACCATCGAATCCAAGTCCATCTCCAAGGACAGCGGCCGCACGAACTACCGCGGCCTCGTCCACATCGCCGACGGCGCCGAGAACGCCTCAACCTCCGTCGAGTGTGACGCCCTGATGTTCGACAACGAGAGTACGTCGGATACGATGCCCTACATGGAGATTCAGGAGAGCAAGGTCGACGTCGCCCACGAGGCGACGGTCGGCAAGATCGGCGACGAGGACGTCTTCTACCTCGAATCGCGTGGGCTGGACGACGACGACGCCAAGCAGATGATTGTCGCTGGCTTCATCGAGCCGCTCACGGAGGAACTGCCCATCGAGTACGCGGTCGAAATGAACCGGCTCATCGAACTCGAGATGGAGGGATCGCTCGGGTAG
- a CDS encoding SDR family NAD(P)-dependent oxidoreductase, whose translation MSELPETLAGVSDVDCTGLQALVTGSTSGIGRAAALALGRLGVDVVVHGRDPQAGAEVVEELSRTGADATFVQADFANLEAVQELASAVREETEGLDLLVNNAGGLFRNGGLTDAGVEYTFHINHLSSYLLTADLLDHLREGARIITTASDAHKGASLDLDRVRGADRYTGFKAYSHSKLANILFATELARRLDTTDRGVTSNSVHPGAIPGSGFSRFLPGPLPGLFQRLEAVPGVTSVADGAAEILFVAVSPRAAEVSGRYFTNQQPRIPSEAARDSEASRRLWSESATLLGTEEPLVERDRDPVAAGDGTAPGDV comes from the coding sequence ATGAGTGAACTCCCAGAAACCCTGGCGGGCGTGTCCGACGTCGACTGTACCGGACTCCAGGCCCTGGTCACGGGATCGACGAGCGGAATCGGCCGCGCCGCCGCGCTGGCGCTCGGCCGACTCGGCGTGGACGTCGTCGTTCACGGCCGGGACCCACAGGCCGGCGCGGAAGTGGTCGAGGAACTCTCCCGGACTGGCGCCGACGCGACGTTCGTTCAGGCAGACTTCGCGAATCTTGAGGCGGTCCAGGAGCTCGCGAGCGCTGTGCGCGAAGAGACCGAGGGGCTCGACCTCCTCGTCAACAACGCCGGCGGGCTGTTCCGGAACGGGGGGCTGACCGACGCTGGCGTCGAGTACACCTTCCACATCAACCACCTGTCATCATACCTGCTGACGGCTGACCTGCTCGATCACCTCCGTGAGGGCGCCCGGATCATCACGACTGCCTCCGACGCTCACAAGGGGGCCTCGCTGGATCTGGACCGGGTGCGGGGCGCCGATCGATACACCGGATTCAAAGCATACAGCCACTCGAAACTCGCGAACATCCTCTTCGCCACGGAACTTGCCAGAAGACTCGACACAACCGATCGCGGAGTCACCTCCAACAGCGTCCATCCGGGCGCGATTCCGGGGAGTGGATTCAGTCGGTTCCTCCCTGGACCGCTCCCAGGCCTGTTCCAGCGACTCGAAGCGGTCCCCGGGGTGACGTCCGTCGCCGACGGGGCCGCAGAGATCCTGTTCGTCGCCGTCTCGCCACGCGCTGCGGAGGTCTCCGGGCGGTACTTCACGAACCAGCAGCCGCGCATCCCTTCGGAGGCCGCCCGAGATAGCGAGGCTTCCCGGCGGCTCTGGTCGGAGAGTGCAACGCTACTCGGCACCGAGGAACCACTGGTGGAACGCGACCGAGACCCCGTCGCTGCCGGTGATGGGACAGCCCCGGGTGACGTCTGA
- a CDS encoding 4a-hydroxytetrahydrobiopterin dehydratase — MASSLADEACEACTSEDEPLTEAEYAEYLTEIDDDVWEVINDHHLEAAYPFEDFRDALEFTYEIGELAEKEWHHPDIHLQWGEVRVEMWTHKIDGLHKTDFVMAARMDRIHEEYAPE; from the coding sequence ATGGCATCATCACTTGCCGACGAAGCATGTGAGGCCTGTACATCAGAGGACGAACCGCTCACAGAGGCAGAGTACGCCGAGTACCTAACTGAAATCGACGATGATGTCTGGGAAGTCATTAACGACCATCATCTTGAAGCGGCGTATCCGTTCGAAGATTTCCGCGATGCACTTGAGTTCACGTACGAGATCGGAGAACTTGCTGAAAAAGAGTGGCATCACCCGGACATCCATCTCCAATGGGGCGAGGTGCGAGTCGAAATGTGGACGCACAAAATTGACGGACTGCACAAGACCGACTTCGTAATGGCGGCGCGAATGGATCGGATTCACGAAGAATACGCCCCAGAATGA
- a CDS encoding ferredoxin family protein: protein MAIDSSFENTYEEVDRHEDHRVWTTDGEEPTEDKQGIHGTHVAVDFDICIADGACLEDCPVDVFEWTDTPGHPESEIKADPTYEDQCIDCMLCVDVCPVDAIDVDPGRAGRL from the coding sequence ATGGCTATCGATTCGAGTTTCGAGAACACCTACGAGGAAGTTGACCGCCACGAGGACCACCGGGTATGGACGACAGATGGTGAGGAACCAACGGAGGACAAACAGGGCATCCACGGAACCCATGTCGCAGTGGATTTCGACATCTGTATTGCGGACGGGGCCTGTCTGGAGGACTGCCCCGTTGACGTGTTCGAGTGGACCGATACCCCTGGCCACCCCGAGTCCGAAATCAAGGCCGACCCCACCTACGAGGACCAGTGCATCGACTGTATGCTCTGTGTCGATGTCTGTCCTGTCGACGCCATCGACGTTGACCCGGGACGAGCGGGGAGGCTCTAA
- a CDS encoding DUF7563 family protein, translating into MPECSTCGEHVSDRFIRVFGEESGVVYACPACSANAGIGEATRERSDQI; encoded by the coding sequence ATGCCAGAATGTAGTACCTGCGGAGAGCACGTTTCAGATCGGTTCATACGAGTGTTTGGCGAGGAGAGTGGCGTAGTGTACGCGTGTCCTGCTTGTTCAGCGAACGCTGGCATCGGAGAAGCCACACGCGAGCGTAGCGATCAAATATAA